The proteins below are encoded in one region of Belonocnema kinseyi isolate 2016_QV_RU_SX_M_011 chromosome 1, B_treatae_v1, whole genome shotgun sequence:
- the LOC117173601 gene encoding uncharacterized protein LOC117173601: MIIAVGILLWASAIFPNSVESISENLKRLFPDSDDDVFPDIRAAQFKYSPSLGRCVRRIVNEEMVEFINSTVIVFRGTHVVIGWKQGDIISPVSNLFGETEHVYDTQTNKFVELSPIELKRLGVGCRLSLVSVIDQAAAARRGIHQANHQANPSPLVQQIEEKFKQAHREASRDAFFQTLEQTNARASIRSIHTTYNEAYDQAYHNALKGGR; this comes from the exons ATGATCATCGCTGTCGGTATTCTATTATGGGCTTCAGCAATTTTTCctaattctgttg AATCTATATCAGAGAATTTGAAGCGATTATTTCCCGACTCCGATGATGACGTCTTTCCTGATATAAGAGCAGCTCAATTTAAATACAGTCCAAGTCTGGGTCGTTGTGTGCGAAGAATCGTTAATGAGGAAATGGTTGAATTCATTAACTCTACAGTTATAGTATTTCGGGGGACTCATGTTGTCATTGGATGGAAGCAGGGAGATATTATTAGTCCAGTATCTAATTTGTTTGGCGAAACTGAGCATGTGTATGACACGCAAACTAACAAGTTTGTAGAACTGAGTCCTATTGAACTTAAGCGTTTGGGTGTTGGCTGTCGTTTGTCATTGGTTAGTGTGATTGATCAAGCTGCTGCTGCACGCAGAGGAATCCATCAAGCAAACCATCAAGCAAACCCTAGTCCACTCGTACAACAGatcgaagaaaaatttaaacaagcaCACCGCGAAGCAAGCAGAGATGCATTCTTTCAAACATTAGAGCAAACAAACGCTCGAGCATCCATTCGATCAATCCATACAACGTACAACGAGGCATACGATCAAGCGTATCATAATGCTTTAAAAGGAGGACGGTAA